GTTTGTTCACCTTTAAGTTTTTGAATCTTTTCTCTTCTTTCCTTTTCTTTAAGCTCTAAAAGTTTTGCTTTTAAGATTTTAAGAGCAATCTCTCTATTTTTATGTTGAGACCTCTCATTCTGGCATGTCACAACAATACCTGTTGGAATATGCTTTATTCTGACAGCTGACTCTGTTTTGTTAACATGCTGACCACCTGCACCAGATGATCTATATGTGTCTATCTCAAGGTCCTCTTCCTTTATCTCAATGTCGGTGTCATCTTCAACCTCGGGCAGAACCTCAACCGCTGCAAAGGAAGTATGTCTTCTTCCAGCCGCATCAAAAGGTGATATCCTCACAAGCCTGTGAACTCCTTTCTCAGCTTTTAAATACCCATAAGCATTTTCACCAACTATTCGAATGGTGACATTTTTAATACCTGCCTCTTCACCGGGCAGAATGTCCAAAGTTTCAACCTTGTAACCTTTTTTTGCAGCCCAGCGCGTGTACATCCTAAGTAACATCTCTGCCCAGTCCTGAGCTTCTGTGCCACCTGCACCAGCATGGATTGATAATATTGCATTATTTTTGTCATATGGACCGTTTAAAAGAATTTCTATCTTAAATTCATCTATTTTTCTTTCGAGGCTAATGAGCTCTTTTTCAAGTTCTTCTGACATCTCGTGGTTGCCTTCTTCTATACTGAGCTCTGTCAAGACTTTTAAATCCTCCCATTGAGAATATAACTTTTGGAATCTTTCTATTTTATCTTTTATTCTCTTTATCTTCTGCAAAATTCTTTGGGAATTTTCTATGTCTTGCCAGAACTCAGGTTTTGATGTCTCAGTCTCTAAGGATTTCAGTTCACTTTCCAGCCCGTCAATGTCAAAGAGAAACCCTCATTTCTTTTAAATCTTCTTCTGCTTTTTCAAGTCTTTGCAAAATTTCTTCAAGCATTAGCATACTTTAAGACCACTCCTTCCTATAAGATATATTTATGAATTAAACTGCGCCACAGCATTTTTTGTATTTTTTGCCGCTCCCGCAAGGACATGGATCGTTTCTCCCAACCTTCTGTGTTTTCACAACAGGTTTTCTTACAGGCGTGTCTGATGGCGCATTTTCATACATTTCTTTTGCAACTCTTTCTCTCTGAGGCATATTTTCAACATTTGCATGAAGTATAATCTTTATTGTGTCCTCCTGAATTCTCTTTATCATCTCATCAAACATCTCAAACGCTTCGAACCTAAACTCAACTATTGGGTCTTTTTGGCCAATTGCGCGAAGAGATATGCCTTCTCTCAGCTGTTCCACTGCATCTATGTGTTCCATCCAGTGCATGTCAACAACTCGCAAAAGCACAACCCTTTCAAGCTCACGCATAAGCTCGCCAATTTCTTGTTCTTTCTTCTCATATTTTTCTTTTGCAATTGAGATGAGCTTTTCTTTTAGCTCCTGTTTTGTCATATTTTTTGCATCCTGCTCATAAAGCTCACTGTCCAAGAATATAAACTTCAAATCCTGCAAAAGACCTTTTATATCCCAGTCTTCAGGATGAGGACTTTCACCTGTATAAACTTTTATCTTGTAATCCACAAGCTCATCTATCATGCCCAAGATAGAGTCTCTTAAGTTCTCACCTTCTAAAACCTTGCGCCTTTGTGAGTATATTATCTCTCTTTGCTTGTTCAAAACATCGTCAAACTGCAAAAGATGTTTTCGTATCTCGAAGTTTCGTGCCTCAACCCTCTTTTGTGCCTTTTCAATTGCATCAGACAAGAGCTTATGTTCAATTGGCTGGTCATCAGGCAAGCCCAGCGATTCAACAAGATTTTTAATCCTCTCTGAACCAAAAAGTCTCATTAAATCGTCTTCCAATGATACATAGAACCTTGATTCACCAGGGTCACCCTGACGGCCGGCTCTTCCACGAAGCTGGTTGTCTATTCGCCTGCTCTCATGCCTCTCTGTGCCAATTACTTTGAGCCCGCCAAGCTCAGCAACACCCTCGCCCAAAACAATGTCTGTTCCACGGCCTGCCATGTTGGTTGCAATTGTTACAGCACCTCTTTGACCAGCCTTTGCAATTATCATTGCCTCTTTTTCGTGGTGTTTCGCATTTAAAACTTCATGTTTTATACCATGTTTTTTGAGCATCTCGCTCAGCATCTCAGACTTCTCAATTGACACTGTACCAACCAAAACAGGCTGGCCTTTCTTATGAGTCTCAACAATCTCCTGAACAATTGCTTCAAACTTTGCCTTTTCTGTCTTGTAAACCTTGTCCGGGTGGTCAATTCTTATCATTGGTTTATGAGTTGGAATTTCTATAACATCAAGCTTATAGATTTCTCTAAACTCCTGCTCTTCAGTTTTTGCAGTACCTGTCATACCAGCAAGTTTTTTGTACAGCCTGAAATAGTTCTGAAAAGTTATTGTTGCCAAAGTTTTGCTCTCTCTTTCTATCCTCACACCTTCTTTTGCTTCAATGGCCTGGTGAAGCCCCTCCGAAAACCTTCGTCCGTACATCAATCTTCCTGTAAACTCATCAACGATTATTACCTGCCCATCTTTTACAACATAGTCCCTGTCTCTTTTCATGAGCGCGTGAGCTTTTAGTGCTTGGATAATATGATGATGAAGCGTTGCATTTTCCGGGTCAGCCAAGTTTGTAACACCAAAATATTTCTCGGCCTTCTTGATACCCTCTTCTGTGAGCGAAACTGTGTGTCTTTTCTCGTTTACTATATAGTCATAGCCGTTTGTATCAGGCATTTGTTTGTCATCATCACTGTTATAATAAAGAGGTTTTAGTCTTCTTACAAAATTGTCAGCTCTTTTGTAAAGGTCTGTTGATTTCTCAGCAGGACCTGAGATTATAAGAGGCGTTCTTGCCTCATCAATCAAGATTGAGTCAACCTCGTCGATTATTGCATAGTTTAACTCTCTTTGCACAAGTTCTTCTTTGTAAATTGCCATGTTGTCTCGCAAGTAATCAAACCCAAACTCGTTATTTGTACCATAGGTAATATCACAATTGTATGCTTTTTTCCTCTCTTCATGACTAAGTCCATGGACTATAACACCAACAGAAAGCCCCAAGAAATTGTAAATAGGTCCCATCCACTCTGCGTCTCTTTTTGCCAAGTAGTCATTGACAGTTACTATATGAACACCCTTGCCCTCTAATGCGTTCAAGTACGCAGGTAGAGTTGCCACAAGGGTTTTACCTTCACCAGTTTTCATCTCTGCAATCCTGCCCTGGTGAAGAACTATTCCACCAATAAGCTGAACTCTAAAGTGACGCATCTTTAAAGTCCGCCAAGCAGCCTCTCTCACAGCTGCAAACGCTTCTGGCAGGATATCGTCCAAAGTTTCGCCGTTTTTTAGCCTCTGTTTGAATATATCTGTCTTTTGCCTCAGCTCTGCATCTGTTAATCTTTCATACTCTGGTGCAAGCGACTCTATTTTGTCAACTATTGGCAAGATTTTTTTTATCTCTCTTTCACTGTAGCTACCTATAAGCTTTTCAATTATCTTTAACATTTTTCCACCCTCGATTTTTGAAAATTTTTTGGACATTTCAAATAATTATTTTATCACTTCTTGAATGCATATTCAAACAAAAATCCGCTCAAAGACAAAACGTCTTTGAGCGGGGGCAGTGATGCTCTAATTTTTTTTCTTTTGTTAAAAAAGTTTTAATATTCAGGTTCAATTAAACCATACGCGCCGTCGTTTCTTCTATATACAACATTTACCTTATCTGTATCTTGATTCAAAAATACAAAGAAGTTATGACCAAGTAAATTCATTTGCAAAATAGCCTCTTCAACACTCATTGGCTTTATTGGAAACCTCTTTGTTTTAGCAATTCTAAACTCACTATTTTCTTCTTGAACCTCTTTTTCAGGTTCTTCCAATTCAAATGTCATGTATCGCAAAGACTCTGCGTCTTTTGCCCTTTTTGCTATCTTTGTTTTGAACTTTCTAATTTGTCTTTCCAAGGTGTCAACTACCAAATCTATGGCACTGTACATATCGTTGCTTCTCTCTTCAGCTCTCAAAATCATTCCATGAAATGGTATTGTCACTTCAACTATATGTGAAATCTTTTCAACACTCAAAGTTACATGAACATCTGTATTTAGTTTTATATACCTCTCAAGTTTTGAAAGTTTTTTTTCAATCCTCTCTTTTAGTGCATCAGTTACTTCTATGTTTTTACCACTGATAATAAAGTTCATCATATTGACCATCCTTTCTATGTAGAAAGTTTTGTTTTGATATTATATATATACCACCAATTTCGACTTATTTACACAAAAATTTTTTCCACAAAATTATCCACAATTCACAATAAGCAAATATCCATTCTGTTTAAAAATAAGCTGTGGATAATGTGGATAACTCTGTGGATATGTTATTTCCCAAGTGTCTCTGGTTGTTGAAAAGTCCCTTTCTATTTTTTAAACAAAAAGGACACATACATCTTCTATTACATGCATGTGCCCTTGAGTATGAGTATTTACTATAAATTCTGTTTTAAAAATTCAACAATCTCGTTTGACTTTGGAGGACATCCCTGTTTGCATATATTAAAATCGCTTGTACAGCTCCCAATTCCTATTCCATCCATAACTTTCCCTTTATAGCCTTGTCCAATGTAGAGTTTTTTCGAAAGTCTTTTTAAAACCCCCTGCTCGTCTAACCTCATAAGAGCACTTATGAGGTTTGCATAACATACAGAACATGCGTCTTTTTCTTCAATATATTTTGTGTATCTTGAAACAATTGAAGACCTTTTTGAAACTCCTGTAGGTTTTTTATCAGAATTTATTTCTATGAGATTATACTCACCTGCTTTCCCAACACCTAATTTTTCTGCTAATCTTATGTATTCAATGTCATATGGGTTGTAACCCAAATGCTCGGCGGCAAAGCTGTCTATCAAAACTGGGTCAAAGCCAAGGGCTATAAAATCCTTCTCAACAGGATTTCCTCCCTCTTCAAAGTCAGGGTCTGGCATAATACTGTCTACCACTACAAGATGCGTTTTTATTGCTTTGTTCAAGTATGCAATTGGTTTGTGAAGACCAAGTGTGTGAAACCTTCTCTTTTCACTGTCAGGAATAAGCCCTTTGAGATTTTTCAAAGCACAGGTAAGTTGTGTCTGGCAGTGCCCTTTCAAAAGTGGAACGTTTATTAAAAAGTCGTAGCTATAGACCTGGGTACAAATGTTCAGCTCAAACCCATCAACATTTATCTTCAAAGGCCTATCGTCTTTTGTGTCAATAAGCTTTACACCGTATTTTTTTGCAATCTCAGTATACCCACAAACTTCAAACGCCCTTTTTGTGGAAGCGCCAAGCCATGCACCCTCTAAAATTGCAATGTTTTCAAACCCATTTTCCCTCAAGTACTCTATGATTCCTTCAACAATATGTGGATTTGTTGTAGCACCTGAGGTATACGGCTTTGCAACAACCAAGTTGGGTTTTATAGCAATTTTGCTCCCCTGAGGAATATAACTTTTCACATCGGCATACTCAAGAAGCTGTTTTGTCATAGATTTAGCATCTTTACCGTAGATAATGTAAATGTTGTTATTCATATTTTTTCTTCCTTTCACTCTTTTATAGTAATCTCTGTGTCAGGGAAGATGTCCTTGAGCTTGTTTATTATCTCTTGGTCAGACACAGTATTTTCTTTAAATGGCTCTTGCTTTTCAACATCAACAGAGACCTCACCTTCATACCCCACAATCCTCTTTAGAATTGACTTAAAATACTCCATGTTTCTGCTCAAAACCTCTGCAAACACACTATCTTCCTGCTTAAAACATACCTTCACACCATTTTCTAACCTCAGGCTGGCATTTTGAAGAACATGCGAAAGTCCCGGCTTTTCCTCCTTGATAGCCTCTTTTATTTCCTGCCACCTGCTCAAAATCTCAGACCATGAAAAAGATGCATTGCTGTCCACACCTTCTGCGCTTTTGTCAGCTATATGCGAGATCTTTTGCTCTTGTTTTGTAGATTGAGCCTTGTCAAGTTTCATGGCTTCAAAAGCCTTGGGATTTTCGGCAAGCTGAGAAAGCTTTGTCTCAAGTTTTCGAACTCTTTCAATGAGCGTTTCAAATGAGGTGTCAAACTGGCTATCGCAAAGTTTTATTGTATTTATCTCAAGCAAAACCTTTGGAAATCTTGTCCAGCGTATCTGGTTGGCAGTGTCAATAAGCATCTTTATGATTGAAACAAGTCTGTTTGAATCAACAAGGTTTGATATGTTAATGACAAAATCTTTATCACTTTCAAGCATGTCAACCAAAACATCTTTTGCACCAAGTCGTAAAATCAGTGCACTTCTCAAAAGCTTCACAGCTTCTTCTAAAAAAGTATTTACATCCATTCCTTCATCCCAAAGCCTATTTATAACTTTGAGTCCTTTGTTGGAATCATTTTCTACAATAGCAGCAATATATTCTTTCACTATCTCGGTTGATGTAACACCTAAAAGGTTTGCAACAAACTTGTAGGTTATATGTTCATCAGATGTATTCATGCACCTTTCTAATATGGTCAAAGCATCCCTCAGAGCACCTTCTGCCTTTTGTGAGATCAAATACAGGGCATTATCGTCAATTGATATATTTTCCATCTGAACAATCTTTTTGAGCCTTTCATATATGTCCTTTACAGAAATCCTTTTAAAATCAAACCTCTGACATCTTGAAAGAATGGTTGCAGGTACTTTTTGAATATCTGTGGTTGCCAGAATAAAAAGTGCATGGGAGGGGGGCTCTTCAAGGGTTTTTAAAAGCGCGTTGAAAGCCCCTGTTGAGAGCATGTGCACCTCGTCTATTATATATACCTTCTTTTTGCAAACAGAAGGTGGGTACCTGACCTCGTCCCTGATTTGCCTCACGTCGTTGACACTTGTGTTTGATGCAGCGTCAATCTCCAAAACATCAAGCGTCTTTTCATCCAAGATGCTTCTGCATATCTCACATTCGTTGCACGGATTCCCATCCTTGGGATTCAAACAGTTCACAGCTCTTGACATTATTTTTGCAGTTGTTGTCTTGCCAGTGCCTCTCGGGCCGCAAAAGATGTATGCGTGAGCTACTTTGTCCTGTTTTATTTGATTTTTTAAAGTCCTTGTTATATGCTCTTGTGCAACAACATCTTCAAACACCTTAGGCCTATATTTCCTGTAAA
The sequence above is drawn from the Caldicellulosiruptor bescii DSM 6725 genome and encodes:
- the prfB gene encoding peptide chain release factor 2 (programmed frameshift), with translation MLMLEEILQRLEKAEEDLKEMGFLFDIDGLESELKSLETETSKPEFWQDIENSQRILQKIKRIKDKIERFQKLYSQWEDLKVLTELSIEEGNHEMSEELEKELISLERKIDEFKIEILLNGPYDKNNAILSIHAGAGGTEAQDWAEMLLRMYTRWAAKKGYKVETLDILPGEEAGIKNVTIRIVGENAYGYLKAEKGVHRLVRISPFDAAGRRHTSFAAVEVLPEVEDDTDIEIKEEDLEIDTYRSSGAGGQHVNKTESAVRIKHIPTGIVVTCQNERSQHKNREIALKILKAKLLELKEKERREKIQKLKGEQTEIGWGNQIRSYVFCPYTLVKDHRTEAEVGNVEAVMDGEIDVFINAYLKKFRNEEDVA
- the secA gene encoding preprotein translocase subunit SecA, which translates into the protein MLKIIEKLIGSYSEREIKKILPIVDKIESLAPEYERLTDAELRQKTDIFKQRLKNGETLDDILPEAFAAVREAAWRTLKMRHFRVQLIGGIVLHQGRIAEMKTGEGKTLVATLPAYLNALEGKGVHIVTVNDYLAKRDAEWMGPIYNFLGLSVGVIVHGLSHEERKKAYNCDITYGTNNEFGFDYLRDNMAIYKEELVQRELNYAIIDEVDSILIDEARTPLIISGPAEKSTDLYKRADNFVRRLKPLYYNSDDDKQMPDTNGYDYIVNEKRHTVSLTEEGIKKAEKYFGVTNLADPENATLHHHIIQALKAHALMKRDRDYVVKDGQVIIVDEFTGRLMYGRRFSEGLHQAIEAKEGVRIERESKTLATITFQNYFRLYKKLAGMTGTAKTEEQEFREIYKLDVIEIPTHKPMIRIDHPDKVYKTEKAKFEAIVQEIVETHKKGQPVLVGTVSIEKSEMLSEMLKKHGIKHEVLNAKHHEKEAMIIAKAGQRGAVTIATNMAGRGTDIVLGEGVAELGGLKVIGTERHESRRIDNQLRGRAGRQGDPGESRFYVSLEDDLMRLFGSERIKNLVESLGLPDDQPIEHKLLSDAIEKAQKRVEARNFEIRKHLLQFDDVLNKQREIIYSQRRKVLEGENLRDSILGMIDELVDYKIKVYTGESPHPEDWDIKGLLQDLKFIFLDSELYEQDAKNMTKQELKEKLISIAKEKYEKKEQEIGELMRELERVVLLRVVDMHWMEHIDAVEQLREGISLRAIGQKDPIVEFRFEAFEMFDEMIKRIQEDTIKIILHANVENMPQRERVAKEMYENAPSDTPVRKPVVKTQKVGRNDPCPCGSGKKYKKCCGAV
- the hpf gene encoding ribosome hibernation-promoting factor, HPF/YfiA family, with the protein product MNFIISGKNIEVTDALKERIEKKLSKLERYIKLNTDVHVTLSVEKISHIVEVTIPFHGMILRAEERSNDMYSAIDLVVDTLERQIRKFKTKIAKRAKDAESLRYMTFELEEPEKEVQEENSEFRIAKTKRFPIKPMSVEEAILQMNLLGHNFFVFLNQDTDKVNVVYRRNDGAYGLIEPEY
- a CDS encoding DUF362 domain-containing protein; amino-acid sequence: MNNNIYIIYGKDAKSMTKQLLEYADVKSYIPQGSKIAIKPNLVVAKPYTSGATTNPHIVEGIIEYLRENGFENIAILEGAWLGASTKRAFEVCGYTEIAKKYGVKLIDTKDDRPLKINVDGFELNICTQVYSYDFLINVPLLKGHCQTQLTCALKNLKGLIPDSEKRRFHTLGLHKPIAYLNKAIKTHLVVVDSIMPDPDFEEGGNPVEKDFIALGFDPVLIDSFAAEHLGYNPYDIEYIRLAEKLGVGKAGEYNLIEINSDKKPTGVSKRSSIVSRYTKYIEEKDACSVCYANLISALMRLDEQGVLKRLSKKLYIGQGYKGKVMDGIGIGSCTSDFNICKQGCPPKSNEIVEFLKQNL
- the dnaX gene encoding DNA polymerase III subunit gamma/tau, whose translation is MHIALYRKYRPKVFEDVVAQEHITRTLKNQIKQDKVAHAYIFCGPRGTGKTTTAKIMSRAVNCLNPKDGNPCNECEICRSILDEKTLDVLEIDAASNTSVNDVRQIRDEVRYPPSVCKKKVYIIDEVHMLSTGAFNALLKTLEEPPSHALFILATTDIQKVPATILSRCQRFDFKRISVKDIYERLKKIVQMENISIDDNALYLISQKAEGALRDALTILERCMNTSDEHITYKFVANLLGVTSTEIVKEYIAAIVENDSNKGLKVINRLWDEGMDVNTFLEEAVKLLRSALILRLGAKDVLVDMLESDKDFVINISNLVDSNRLVSIIKMLIDTANQIRWTRFPKVLLEINTIKLCDSQFDTSFETLIERVRKLETKLSQLAENPKAFEAMKLDKAQSTKQEQKISHIADKSAEGVDSNASFSWSEILSRWQEIKEAIKEEKPGLSHVLQNASLRLENGVKVCFKQEDSVFAEVLSRNMEYFKSILKRIVGYEGEVSVDVEKQEPFKENTVSDQEIINKLKDIFPDTEITIKE